Part of the bacterium genome is shown below.
CAGGTCCGCCGCCGCGAAGCCGGCGGCGGGGCTGGGATCGGCGGAGATCACGATCGTCGCCGCCGGCGCGCCGTTCCGGGCTAAGGTGAACGTCCCCGCCAGGGCCGTCGCCCCCGCCGCGAGCACTAGACACACAGTTGCCGCCAGTCGCCACATGGGAAGCACCTCCGGGAGTTGGACGATGCCCGTACAATTGCCCGCCACCTCAACCCTCTCCTGCCACCACACCCGCCCGCAAGCACGCCCGGGGCGAAAAAGGGCTTGCCGAACGGCGACGCGGGGGGTAGTCTCAACGTCCGGGGGGGCACGTGCAGAACCTCGAAGAGGACGGCCGAACATGCCTGAAGCGCGCACAGTATTCGTGACCGGCTGCGCCGGTTTCATCGCCTCCCATCTGGCCGAGGCGTTGCTGGATCGTGGGGACGCCGTGGTGGGCCTGGACAACTTCGATCCGTACTACCCCCGCCCCGCCAAGGAGCGCAACCTGGACCTGCTCCGCCCCCGGCCGGGCTTCGCCTTCTACGAGGGCGACCTGCGCGATGCCGACCTGCTGGGCCGCATCATGGCCGAGCACCACCCCACCGCGGTCGTGCACCTGGGGGCGCTCGCGGGCGTGCGGCCGTCCGTGCAAGCTCCCGATCGCTACATGGATGTGAATGTCACCGGCACCGCCCGCCTGCTGTCGGCCGCGCAGGCGGCAGGTGTCAGCCGCTTCGTCCTCGCCTCTTCCTCGTCGGTCTACGGGGGCGACAACGAGGTCCCATTCAGCGAGGACCAGCCCACGACCAGCCCCCTGTCCCCCTACGCCGCTTCGAAGATCGCGGCAGAGGCCTGCTGCCACGCCTTCCACCATCTCTACAGCCTGCCGGTCGTCGCCCTGCGCTTCTTCACCGTCTACGGCCCGCGCCAACGGCCAGACCTCGCCATCCACAAGTTCACCCACAAGATGCTGGCCGGGGAGCCCATCCAGCTTTTCGGCGACGGCAGCACCAGCCGCGACTACACCTTCATCGCCGACATCGTGCGGGGCCTCATCGCGGCCCTGGAGAGCGACGTGGACTGGTCGGTCGTCAACCTGGGAGGACACCGTCCGGTCACGCTGAACGAACTGGTAGCGACCCTGGAGCGCGCCCTGGGGGTGGAGGCGATCATCGAGCGCCTGCCGATGCAGCCGGGGGACATGGTCCGCACCTGTGCCGACGTGCGCAAGGCGAAGGCAGTGCTGGGGTGGGAGGCACAGGTCACGCTGGACGAGGGCCTGCGGCGCTTCGCCGAGTGGTACCGGACGGCAATGATGAACGATGAATGGGAATGGGCGGTAGCAGACGATGGGCTGAAGCTCTACATCACCCTCGTCCGTCCGCCGTTTGACGTCCGTACTCCCCCAACTCGTGCCCCAGTTCCAGGAAGCGCACGACGTTGCGCGAGGCGCGCTCGGGCAGGGGATGCTCGTAGGGCCGGGCACAGGGGCACAGGATGAAGCCCCCACCCGGCTTGCCCTGCGCCATCGCCTCGCGCACCAGTCCCTCCACCAGCTCCAGTGATCCCCGCGCCAGGTCGTCGTACTGCACGTTGCCGATCAGGCACACCTCGCTGCCGATGAGCCGCTTGGCCGCAGCCAGGTCCGTGTCCCCCATCGGCGGCGGCTCCAGCACATTGAGCCCGTGCAGTCCCATGTCGCGGAAAGCCTCGAGGAACTGCCACACTTTGCCGTGGGAGTGCACGATGATGAGCTTGTCGCTGTGTGCCCGGATGGTGGCGAAGAGCTGGCGGTCGTACTGGACGACGAACTCCTCGAAGTCGCGCGGCGACATCAGCGGCGGGACACAGTACTCCGGCCCGTTGAAGTAGACGACATCCACGGGCGACAGGCACACCTGGCGCACCTGGTCCATGATCCGGCGGAAGCACTCGGCGTAGAAACCGCGGAGCAGGTCGCGCTCGCGCACCGTCCACAGCGCCGCCGTCTCCTCGCCCAGGAAACCGGTGCAGCACGCCGGGTCCATCATGACCGCCTGAGTCGCGATGGCGTCGCCGTGGGTGGCCTGTGCGGCGACGACGGAAGACCAATCCAGCGGCGGCGGCACATAGGGGAGCGACAGCCACTTCTCGACATCAGCCGGCTCGGCAATCCAGCGCTTGAGTTCGCCCCGCGCGCCCGGGCGGGTGACGCTCGTCAGCGACCCGGCAGGCGTCTCCACGACGTGCTCCACCGCTCCACCCGCCAGGTCGCGCTGGTGCGTCTCCAGCGGCGTGGCGGTCAGCAGGAAGCCCACCGGCACACCCCACGACCAGAAGCTGTCGGCGTAGCGGCGGCAAGCCGCCATCACGGCGGCATAGCTGGGGTCGGTGGTGGTCGCCTCGGTCTCGTCGTACGGGTTGAGGAAGATGCTGACAGGGACGCGGTCCGCTTGCCCGCACCGCAGCGCCGTGAGGACACGTTCGCGACTGGTCATGTTGCTGCTCCAGTTACGGCGAAGCGCTACGCCGGTGCGACCTACAGCCACGTCACCTGTGCCGGCTTGCGCGGGGGCACCAACTGGTACTCCTCGGCCGGGTGGCCCACCACCAGCGCGTAGTACACCTCGTTCCCCTCCGGCACGCCGACCTCGCGCGCCAGGCCGGGCAGGGCCTGCAGCGCCAGCGAGGCATAGGCCGTGATGCACGTCCCCAACCCGAGCGTCTCGGCGGCGAGCGCCATCGCCAGCGTGGCGAAGGCACAGGCCGACTCCGGCAGCACCTCGTGCCGGGGGGCGTGGACCAGGATCACCGCCGGGGCATCGAAGAACAGCCGGTCGCGTCCGGCGTCTACGTTCTTGACGAACGACGGCACCGCTGCCAGGATGTGCTCGTGCATCCGGCCGGCCGCCCCTCCCCCGTCCAGCGCCCCTCCCCCGCCCAGTGCCGGCGTCTCGCCGGCCCCGGTCGCCGCCTTGGCCGGCGAGACGCCGGCACTGGGACTGCGGGGGCGGTCCGCGACGCCTTCGGCCAGTTCGGCTGCATAGCGCCGGTAGTGGCCCATGATCTGCTGGCGCAGGCCATCCAGGCGCGCCGGGTCGGTGATGACCACGAACTGCTGGCACTGGCAGTTCGCCCCCGTCGGCACCCACCGTGCCGCCTCGACCAGCCGCTCCAGGCCCTCCCGGCTCACCGGGTCGGGCCGGTAGCGCCGCACGGTGCGGCGCGACTGCAGCACGCTCAGCAGATCCTCCGCGCTGACCGCCGGCGGCCGGGGCAGGAAGCCACCCTCGTACTCGATCTCCGCCAGGCTCACGGCCCCCTCGGGGCAGACCGCCATGCAGTGCCCGCAGCCGATGCACGCCACGAAGCTGATCTTGATGGCCCCGCGCTTGTCGCGCACCATGTCTGTGGGGCAGGTGGCGATACACGCGCCACAATGGGTGCACTTCCGTTCATCTACCTCGAACCGCACGTCACGCACCTCCCGGTTCTTCCCGTGGCCGTAAGACCGCCGGCATCCTGCCGGCAGCATCAATGCATGATGTAGAACATCACCATGTACATGTGCACCATCACCGCCAGCACCAGCAACCCCAGCAGCCACAGGCCCACCCCCCAGGCGCGTGCCCGCGGCGACGGCAGCAACTCTCGCATCCCGGCCGCGAAGAGCAGACCCACGGTCGGCAGCGCATCCACGGCATACCGCCCGGCGTACAGGCCGGTGTTCCAGTCGTTCAGGATAGCCTCGATGGCGATGACCCAGGCGGCCAGGATCCCCACGGCGCAGGCCAACAGCAGTGACTGGCGCGGGCTGGGGGGCCCCTCCGGTCCGGCGCGTCCGAGCAGGCCGCATCGCCGCCACGCTCCCATCGCGGCGGCCGCCAGCGGGGGCCCGAGGGCGAGAACCAGCACCACCATCGCCCCCCCGGCGCCGACGTCCCCCGCCATCAGCCAGTACGGCGTGAACGCCGTGAGCGGAACTCGGGTCAGCACGGTGCGCAGCAGCAGCCCGGCCGCGAACGGCGAGAAGAAGATCGTGGCGAAACCCTCACGGAGGTACTCGCGGCCGAGCACACGCTGGGGCATGAACTCGCCGAAGTTGTACCAGTTGTAGGCCAGCCAGCAGCCCACCAGCAGCACCGCCGGCGCCAGGGCCGGCAGGGCCATCCGTAGCGCTGCCCGCCCTCCCCCCTGCTGCCGCGCGCGCAGCCATACGGCCACCGCGATGACCGGCACGAGCCACGCCGCCGTGATCTTGGCCAGCATCCCCAGTGCCACCGTCACACCCACTGCCAACCAGGGCCCCGTCCTTCCCTCCGCCGCCAACGCCCGGCGCAGCAGCAGCAGCGCCACCCCCGACGCTGCCAGCGACCCGGCGGTGTTGTTGACGTGCGAGGTCATCACCCAGTACATCGGCATCAGGGCCACGAAGCCGACCGCCGCCAGCGCCGTCGTGTCGTCGTCGGGCCACATCTCGCGGGCGCAGCGGGCAAAGGCCAGCAGGCCCACCAGCCCCAGCAGCAGGGATATCAGCTTCAGCGCCCGTTGGCCCGGCGGGGTCGCCAGGTCAGGGAGTACCTCAGAGGCCACCGCCAGGACCGCGTAGTACAGCGGCGGATGCTGCGCCTGCTCGGCCACGCGGGGATCATCCGGCGCGCCGAAGCGCGGCAGCACCGGCAGCTTGTGCTGACTGCGGAGCACCTGCACATACGCCAGGTGGTCGCACTCATCGGGGCCGCTCAGGGGCGGCAGGGCACGGATGTTCGCCAGCGCCAGGAGGATGTACAGCGCCGCCAGCACCGTCACCCCTCGGCGGTAGAGGCAGCGGGGCCGAGCGACCATGGGCACAGGTGTGGGAGTGTCAGTCATAGGTGGATGCTGATCAGGGATGCTGACGCCTTCGTAGCTTCCCCGCCGCTCGCACCATACCTGCGTCCGCCCCGGCCGCCGCCTCAGAGGCAGCGCGGGCTTCCAGCCCGCCCCTGGCGGTCACGGGGACCCGAGCGCGCGTGGGGACACGCGCGCCCACGCGACGACGCCGGTAGTGCGGGCTTCCAGCCCGCCCCTGGCGGCGAGGGACCCGCCGCGCGCGTGAGGACACGCGCGCCCACGCGGCGCCTGCGCCCACGAAGGACTCGCCCGCCTCACCGCCGAACTAGTCAGGCCGCTCTCCCCCGGAGGTTCCTGGCTTTGAAGGGTGTCATACTGGCTGCAGGCAAGGGCACACGGATGCTGCCGCTCACACAGCGGCGGCCCAAGCCCCTGGTGCCGGTCCTGGACCGGCCCATGATTGATCACATCATCCTCGGCGCCCGCGACGCCGGCGTGGACCACCTCGCGCTCGTGATTGACTACATGGGGGAGATGATCCAGGAGCGTTACGGCGATGGCAGCGCCCTGGGCCTGCGGATCGACTACATCTGGCAGGAGGGCGCCCGGGGCACCGGCGCCGCCACGCTGCTGGCCGCCGACTTCGTGGGCGATGAGCCCTTCTTCCTGTCGTGGGGCGATATCATTGTGGCGCCCGAGACCTACGCCAACGTCCTGCGCGTCTGGCATGAGGAGCAGCCGGCGGCCATCCTGAGCCTCAACTGGGTGCCGGACCCCTGGGAGGGCGCCGCTGTCTATGTGGATGAGGCCGGCTACATCGAGCGCATTGTGGAGAAGCCCCCCAAGGGCTCATCCACCACGCACTACAACAACGCCGGCATATTCATGCTCGGGCCTGATGTCTTCGAGGTTCTGCGCCAGTGCCCCATCTCACCGCGCGGGGAGGTCGAGTTCCCGGACGCGATCAAGGCGATGATGGCCCAGCAGCGGCGCATCCGCGGCCTGGAGGTCATCGGCTACTGGTCGGACGTGGCCCGACCGTCGGCGGTGCTGGACCTCAACAGCACCATCGTCAACCACCGCAGCTCGGACGGGATCATCATCTCGCCGGGGGCGCAGGTGGACCCGGCCGCGACGCTGATGGCACCGGTGTTCATCGGGCGTGGCTGCCGGGTCGGCGCGGCCACGCTGGGGCCGGAAGTCACGTTGGGGGCGGACACGCTGGTGGGCGATGGCGCCGTACTGCGGCGCGTGGCGACGTTTGGCGGCAATCGCCTCGGTGAGGGCTGTCATCTGGAGAACGTGGTCGTGGAGGAGCGTGTGGCTCTCGGTGGGGTGAGCCTGTCGGGCACGGCAGAGACGCCGGAGGCTATCCCGACGCCCGGGCATCCCGGTTAGCGTTCGCGTCGGACGAGGAGACGGCGGCGGGGCGGCCTGGCAGATGGTAGAGCCGTGAGCCGCGCTGGGCCTCCATGTAGCGGTCCGCGCTGCCCCCGACGAGCACGGCGGCTACGGCGCACAGCCCGAGCAGGACAAACGGCACCAACAGCAAGATCCACACGATAGGCCTCCCAGATCGGCGCTGTACACCGTAGCCATCGTCCATATCGGCCACTCACACGTGCAACTTGAGGGGAGAACTGCCTTGAGCGACTACAAACCGCCCGTTCTCATGCCGATGAACATCGCCGACATCCTCGACGCCTCGGTGCGGCTGTACCGGAGCAACTTCGGACCGTTCATGGCCATCATCGCCATCGTCTACGTGCCGATGGCTCTGTTCCAGGTGCTGCTGGCCTTCGCGATGGGGCGGACGATGGAGACGATGGCGGGAAGCTCGACCATGCCCTCGACTGGGAGCTTCATCGCCATGGGGGGGGCGTACGCGGGGCTGCTGCTCATCAATGTACTGGCTGTGCCGCTGGCGCAGGGCGCGCTGAGCGTCGCCGTGTCGCGGCGCTACCTGGGCTACCCGGCCACGGTGGCGGACGCCTACGGCACCATCGGGGCGCGCTGGGGGGCGCTGATTGCAGCGGTGTTGCTGGTGGGGCTTGCCGCGGGCGCCGGCATGCTCCTGTGCATCGTGCCTGGCATCTACCTGGGCATCATGTGGATGTTCGTCACGCCGATCATTGCCATCGAGGGGCTCTCCGTGATGGAGGCCCTACGCCGCAGTTGGGACCTTGTGACCGGAGAGTGGTGGCGCTGCTTCAGCACCTACCTGCTGCTCAGTCTGCTGGTGGTTCTTGTCAGCGGCGCCATCTCGTGGCCGGTCAGTGGCCTGTCCGCCGCGCTGATGACCGAGAAGCACATGGCGCTGGCCCAGGCGCTCTCGACGGGCATCAGCACCGCGGTGAGCATCGTCGTGCAACCCGTGCTCATCATCGGGCTGGTGCTGCTGTACTACGACATGCGGGTCCGCAAGGAGGGCTTCGACCTGTACGTGCTGGCCCAGGCCATGAACGTTCCGGCCGAGCAGGTGCCGACATACGAGACCTACGTCAAGACGCCGGAGGTGACCGGCTATGGGGCGCCGGGTGCCCCGCCCGGCGTGTCGCCGGAGCTGGTCGAGTATGCCCGCCAGGCCAAGGCGGCCGCCATGCCCTACGAGGAGGCCTATCGCGAACTCATCGCGGGAGGCTGGGACGCCACGCTGTTGGACCGCGATCTGCCGCTGGCATGGACCGAGGGGGAGCCGCCTGCCCCGCCTGTGGCGCCGCCTCCGGTCGCCTTCCCGCCTGTTGTCTTCCCAACGGCCGAACCGTCGCCGGAGCCGCCACCGGACCAGGCCCCCGAGCCGCCGCCGGCCACGAGCCCTGGCATTGACCCCTTCTCACCGGATGCACCTACTTCAGATCACACTTCGGAGCAACCCTAGATGTCGGACGACAAGACCTACCTGTATACCGACGGCGCCTCCAAGGGCAATCCCGGCCCGGCCGGCGCCGGCTTCGCCCTGGCCGACGCCGCGGGCAATGTCCTGGTGCAGCGCGCCATCCCCCTGGGCGTCACCACCGTCGGCGTGGCCGAATACCGGGCGCTCATCGCCGGGCTCGCCGAGGCCGAGGCCCGCGGCATACGCCACATCCACGTCTACACCGACAGCCAGTTCATGGCCCGGCAGATGCAGGGGACGTACAAGGTGCGCACCCCCGCCATTCGCCCGCTGTACGAGTGGGCCAACAAGCTGCGCGCCAAGTTCACCAGCTTCAGAATCGAGCACGTGCCGCGGGAGTTGAACAGCATGGCCGACGGTCTGGCGAGCGAGGGCGCGCGCCTCTCCGCTGCCGGCCCCCAGCCCGCCAACGGCCGCCGTTCGAAGCCGTAGACGGTCAGGCGCGCCGCCGCCGCTGCCACGCCCCCAAAGCCAGCCCCGCCACCACCCCGAACGCCACCGTACGGCCCATCTCCGGCAGGTACAGGTAGTGCTCGGCGGCCGTGTGAGTGCTGACCATGGGTAGCCATGTGATCGGCGCCCACACCAGGTACAGCGCCAGGACCTGCCACTCCCGCCGGGCCAGCCAGGCCATGGCCACCAGCCACAGGGCCAGGTGCCCCGCCATCGTCTGCCAGAAGGGCACGAAGATGCACCCGGCGTCGGGCCCTGCGTGCAGCCAAGTGGACATGATCTGCAGGTCGGGCAGGATGGCCCCCAGGATCATGTATGGGGTCGAGGGGATGAAGTGAGGGCGGGGACCGCCGGGCGTGGGCATCCGGCCCGGCACGCTGTGCGCATACAGGAAGTACCACCCCACGAGCAGCAGGGCCCAGAGCAACCCGACGAGCATGGCCCGGCCGAGCACGCGCCGCGCCGGGGTCGCCCGCTTGAGCGCCGCCGGCAGACATGCCACCAGCAGCAGCGGCAGCACCATCCCCAACTCCTTGGACCACAGCGCCGCTACCAGCCCCACCACTGCCAGGCCAAGCCAGCGCCGTCCCCCGCCGCTGCAGTACCGGAGCGCCGCATACAGGGCCCCGAGAATGGAGAGCACGCACAGGAGCTCCCCGCGTGCGTTGAAGTACGAGAGGGCGCACTGGTTCCCACGCAGGGGCGCCAGCATGAAGGCCGCCAGGACGCCCAGGGCGGCCCAGCGTTGCCGCGTGATCTGCCCGAGCAACAGGGCCAGCATCACCCCCGTGCACACGTACAGGACCCAGTTCGTCAGCCGGTAGCCGTAGGGGTTCCAGTGCCAGAGACGGTAGTCCAGCCACAGGGAGACGCCGGTGAGCGGGCGGTAGAAGCCGTTGCCCTCGGGCCAATCACCCACGAAGTAGCCCAGCGCATCGGCACACGAATGGTCCGCATCCAGGCCGATCAGGATCATGTAGTCGTCAAAGGCCCCGATCGCCGTCAGCTCCGGGTAGGGGCGCACCAGGAAGCGCACGATGGCCAGGCTCAGGACACCCGACACGGCCAGCAGGCACGCCAGTTGGCGCCATGAGGGCCACGGACCGGCGGCCCACCGGGCACTGACCAAGCAGCGACGCGCGAAGCGGCCGGTTCGTGCCAGAAGTGGGGCGCGCATCGGCGCCATATTGGCCCACCGGGACGCCTACACCTGCCGGAAGTGGGGCGGCGGGTAGGACATTGCGGCCTGGCTGCCGAATAGACGCGCTCGTCCACTGCAGAAGGAGCGCCCTCATGTCCCGGGTGATCGTCATGCTCATGCTTGCCGCCACTGTCGCGGCCACGGCCCAGGCCGCGCCCCGCACGCCGGCCGATGAACCCCTCCTGGACTGGTCAGCCTGGCAGAAGTACCGCCAGACCGTGCACCACCCGGCGGGTGTGACCAAACCGGCCGACCTGCTGCGCGCCCGGGCCAACACCGAACGCTACGCCTGGGCCCGCAGCTACGTCGCCGCCCTCAGCGGCGGCGCCGACAACGCCGTGAAGCGGGTGAATGACGCCTTTCTCGTGCAGATGATCCCGACCGACACGCCCGGTGATACGCTCTTCACCCCCTGTCCCGCCTGCCGTGACCTGGGCAAGCCTGCCCACATGCACGGCGAGTACTCCTGGAACGCGAGTGAGCCTGACAAGCTCACGTGCAAGATCTGCGGCACGGTGTACCCCAACGATAAGTACCCCGAGGACCTTGTCTTCAAGACCAAGTACGGCGGGGGACAGACGATCCGGTTCTATGGGGGTAAGCCCTTCAGCCTGTTCGGCTTCGCCACTCGGCCCAGCTTCACCGCGAAGATGCGCTGCCACAAGGTGCTGTACGCGATGTCCCTGTGCCGGCAGCTCGCCGAGGCCTATGCCCTGACCCAGAAGCCGGAATACGCGCGCGCCGCCCGGCTCCTACTGCTGCGCTTTGCGGACGTGTACCCCAACTGGCTCGTGCATGTGGGCTATGGTGAGTATGCCGACATGGACCCGCACCTGGCGGCCCTGAACATCAACGCGCTGCCCGAGGATGAGATCACCGCCAACCCCGGCGGGCCCGACCGCAGGCTGCATTCAGGCTACTGGCAGGGCGGGCGCGCTACCGGCACCGGCATGGAGGCCGGCTTCGTCCGTTCGGCCGTCGACGCGTACGGCTTCGTCTGCGAGGCCAAGGACAACGGCCAGCCCCTCTTCAGCGACGCCGAGCGCCTGCACATCGAGAAGGACCTGCTGCTGGAAAGCACGGTGCTGCTGGTGGCCGACAAGTCTGTGAATAACAAGTCCGTGGGCAACGCGACGGCTGTGGCCCTTGTGGGCATGAGCATGGGCCATCCGGAGATGGTGCGCTTCGGCCTGGATGTCTTCATGCGCACCGTGGACGGCTGGTTCCTCAAGGATGGCGGCACGTCGGAGTCCTACAGCTATGCCACCATGACCCTCAGCGGCATCGAGTCGCTCGGCCAGGCCTTCCGGGGCTACAGCGACCCGCCCGGCTACAAGGACGCCCAGGGCCAGCGCATTGACAAGCTCGATCTCTACCACGACACGGCGTACAAGCGGGTGTGGGAGGCCATGTTCAATGGGCTGCAGGGGAATCTGTGCTACCCGCCCCTGGCCGACGGACACAAGACCAGCTCCCTGGGCTCCACCTTCGTCGAGCTGATGGCAGACAACTACCCGGACAACCTGCAATACCTGGCGCTCCTGAAGGAGACAGCGGGGAAAGACCTGAGCGGCGGCGACCGCGGCCATGCGCTGTACTACCGCGAGCCGGGCCGGGACCAGGTGGAGACCCCGCCCCTGGCTCTGCCCGATGTCGTCTTCCCCGTCCTGCAGTTCGGCTACCTCCGCAGCGGCGAGACGGGGCGGGATAGCTGCCTGGTGCTGTCCGCGAGCGACTGGGGCGGGCACCACCACCTCGACAGCCTGAGCCTGTACTACTGGCAGCAGGGCCAGGAACTGCTCAGCGATCTGGGCTACCTGTGGGACCACGCGCAGAGCGCCATGACCCGCCGCACCTTCGCCCACAATACGGTGATGGTGGATGGCCAGGAGCAGCTCACGACCGGCCGCGGCGGCACGTTCGGCCTGTTCGCCCCCAACGGCCCGATCAAGGTCATGGAGGCGGACTCGCAGGCCTACAAGCAGGCCACGCTCTACCGCCGCACCGTGGCGCAGGTCGAGCACGAGCCCGGCCGCCAGTACGTCCTGGACATCTTCCGCGTCCAGGGCGGCAAGCAGCACGACTACGTCTTCCACGGCCCCAACACCAACTGTGAAGCCGCCATGCCTCCCCCCACCGCCCAGACGGCCACGACCAAGAAGGTGCGCTTCTGCATCCGCCTGGGTCTGCAGCGGGCCGGGACGGAGGTCATGGTTGACGACGTGTCCATCGTCGGCCCCGAAGGCGAACTGGCCCAGAACCCCTCCGCCGCCGAGCTGGATGCCAACGGCAAGCTGGTCGCCTGGGGGCTGTACCACGGCGACGGCAAGGAGGAGTTCGGCCAGGCGAAGGTGGGCCACACCGACCAGGCCTCGGCCCAGCTCAAGGCGATCGAGCCGGGCAAGGAGATGATGAACGTCGCGCTCATCATCGGCGAGTCGGATGGCTACACCGGCGCCAAGTCCTACGAGGCCACGCTGGGCGCCACCTACAAGGTGAGCTTCTGGCTGCGCGGCAAGGCCCCGGCG
Proteins encoded:
- a CDS encoding nitroreductase family protein; translated protein: MRFEVDERKCTHCGACIATCPTDMVRDKRGAIKISFVACIGCGHCMAVCPEGAVSLAEIEYEGGFLPRPPAVSAEDLLSVLQSRRTVRRYRPDPVSREGLERLVEAARWVPTGANCQCQQFVVITDPARLDGLRQQIMGHYRRYAAELAEGVADRPRSPSAGVSPAKAATGAGETPALGGGGALDGGGAAGRMHEHILAAVPSFVKNVDAGRDRLFFDAPAVILVHAPRHEVLPESACAFATLAMALAAETLGLGTCITAYASLALQALPGLAREVGVPEGNEVYYALVVGHPAEEYQLVPPRKPAQVTWL
- a CDS encoding glycosyltransferase family 39 protein produces the protein MTDTPTPVPMVARPRCLYRRGVTVLAALYILLALANIRALPPLSGPDECDHLAYVQVLRSQHKLPVLPRFGAPDDPRVAEQAQHPPLYYAVLAVASEVLPDLATPPGQRALKLISLLLGLVGLLAFARCAREMWPDDDTTALAAVGFVALMPMYWVMTSHVNNTAGSLAASGVALLLLRRALAAEGRTGPWLAVGVTVALGMLAKITAAWLVPVIAVAVWLRARQQGGGRAALRMALPALAPAVLLVGCWLAYNWYNFGEFMPQRVLGREYLREGFATIFFSPFAAGLLLRTVLTRVPLTAFTPYWLMAGDVGAGGAMVVLVLALGPPLAAAAMGAWRRCGLLGRAGPEGPPSPRQSLLLACAVGILAAWVIAIEAILNDWNTGLYAGRYAVDALPTVGLLFAAGMRELLPSPRARAWGVGLWLLGLLVLAVMVHMYMVMFYIMH
- a CDS encoding NDP-sugar synthase: MKGVILAAGKGTRMLPLTQRRPKPLVPVLDRPMIDHIILGARDAGVDHLALVIDYMGEMIQERYGDGSALGLRIDYIWQEGARGTGAATLLAADFVGDEPFFLSWGDIIVAPETYANVLRVWHEEQPAAILSLNWVPDPWEGAAVYVDEAGYIERIVEKPPKGSSTTHYNNAGIFMLGPDVFEVLRQCPISPRGEVEFPDAIKAMMAQQRRIRGLEVIGYWSDVARPSAVLDLNSTIVNHRSSDGIIISPGAQVDPAATLMAPVFIGRGCRVGAATLGPEVTLGADTLVGDGAVLRRVATFGGNRLGEGCHLENVVVEERVALGGVSLSGTAETPEAIPTPGHPG
- a CDS encoding glycerophosphoryl diester phosphodiesterase membrane domain-containing protein, which encodes MSDYKPPVLMPMNIADILDASVRLYRSNFGPFMAIIAIVYVPMALFQVLLAFAMGRTMETMAGSSTMPSTGSFIAMGGAYAGLLLINVLAVPLAQGALSVAVSRRYLGYPATVADAYGTIGARWGALIAAVLLVGLAAGAGMLLCIVPGIYLGIMWMFVTPIIAIEGLSVMEALRRSWDLVTGEWWRCFSTYLLLSLLVVLVSGAISWPVSGLSAALMTEKHMALAQALSTGISTAVSIVVQPVLIIGLVLLYYDMRVRKEGFDLYVLAQAMNVPAEQVPTYETYVKTPEVTGYGAPGAPPGVSPELVEYARQAKAAAMPYEEAYRELIAGGWDATLLDRDLPLAWTEGEPPAPPVAPPPVAFPPVVFPTAEPSPEPPPDQAPEPPPATSPGIDPFSPDAPTSDHTSEQP
- a CDS encoding ribonuclease HI family protein, which translates into the protein MSDDKTYLYTDGASKGNPGPAGAGFALADAAGNVLVQRAIPLGVTTVGVAEYRALIAGLAEAEARGIRHIHVYTDSQFMARQMQGTYKVRTPAIRPLYEWANKLRAKFTSFRIEHVPRELNSMADGLASEGARLSAAGPQPANGRRSKP
- a CDS encoding heparinase II/III-family protein, which codes for MSRVIVMLMLAATVAATAQAAPRTPADEPLLDWSAWQKYRQTVHHPAGVTKPADLLRARANTERYAWARSYVAALSGGADNAVKRVNDAFLVQMIPTDTPGDTLFTPCPACRDLGKPAHMHGEYSWNASEPDKLTCKICGTVYPNDKYPEDLVFKTKYGGGQTIRFYGGKPFSLFGFATRPSFTAKMRCHKVLYAMSLCRQLAEAYALTQKPEYARAARLLLLRFADVYPNWLVHVGYGEYADMDPHLAALNINALPEDEITANPGGPDRRLHSGYWQGGRATGTGMEAGFVRSAVDAYGFVCEAKDNGQPLFSDAERLHIEKDLLLESTVLLVADKSVNNKSVGNATAVALVGMSMGHPEMVRFGLDVFMRTVDGWFLKDGGTSESYSYATMTLSGIESLGQAFRGYSDPPGYKDAQGQRIDKLDLYHDTAYKRVWEAMFNGLQGNLCYPPLADGHKTSSLGSTFVELMADNYPDNLQYLALLKETAGKDLSGGDRGHALYYREPGRDQVETPPLALPDVVFPVLQFGYLRSGETGRDSCLVLSASDWGGHHHLDSLSLYYWQQGQELLSDLGYLWDHAQSAMTRRTFAHNTVMVDGQEQLTTGRGGTFGLFAPNGPIKVMEADSQAYKQATLYRRTVAQVEHEPGRQYVLDIFRVQGGKQHDYVFHGPNTNCEAAMPPPTAQTATTKKVRFCIRLGLQRAGTEVMVDDVSIVGPEGELAQNPSAAELDANGKLVAWGLYHGDGKEEFGQAKVGHTDQASAQLKAIEPGKEMMNVALIIGESDGYTGAKSYEATLGATYKVSFWLRGKAPAVGVSALYWPDNPSDPGQRAYVPIKGFEAVQATDQWVKWEGELVLGKPDELANVRRSDVAAPWRVTWQMPDGGRFITNWVNNPGGASLIGDGWGQRDYRNSDVGALLPYVIRRQPAGAAPTVYVTTFEGCRPGQELVEAVEPLPVPADQQGNAVAVKVRTPRGNDYFVSCLESKPLTLTTPDGPLQMDGRFAALSVRDGKVAAFSLVEGKLLQLNGRTITGQ